The Aureispira anguillae genome contains a region encoding:
- a CDS encoding NAD(P)-binding protein, with protein sequence MNRRDFMKFGALSLSPILVKYLNDWTTETAENNFDIEILSDAGVGHVLWESKDYAWGENLTTQCLIVGGGIAGLSAAYQLRSEDFLLCELSDYLGGSSSANAHKDQYFAQGAHYDLAYPAYYGKEVLKMLYDLNVIDRHPTKEEWVFVDKHYLIASERESITYDKGTFRKDVLPEGKMKQQFEALLRPFVGKMPMPTTLIDPAFHDLNTLTFRAFLEQKLTLDANFIAAIDYGMIDDWGATSSMISALAGIHYYTCRPYFDENPELFSPPQGNAYFAQKIISQLPQERLLANRLVRAIEKNEQGFEVTVIDVKKKQQFKIQTTKIVYAAHKHALKYIYPTGYDLFKNNQYAPWVVINIVLNQNTLEKVYWQNECLSGNPNFMGFVDSAAQFQSLTTRRTLTAYYCLEPKLRNDLLEIDQKAPALVEQTIEAIEEILKQPIRKKIEKVYLKVMGHAMPIPQPNFLLQNPNARTQQTGIAYAGVDSGRLPLFFEAADSGLQAARLLQKLG encoded by the coding sequence ATGAATCGACGTGATTTTATGAAGTTTGGGGCCTTGTCATTGAGCCCTATTCTTGTCAAATACCTAAATGACTGGACAACAGAAACAGCCGAAAATAACTTTGATATAGAAATTTTATCAGATGCTGGTGTGGGACATGTCTTATGGGAAAGCAAGGATTATGCTTGGGGCGAAAATTTAACCACACAATGTTTAATTGTAGGAGGGGGAATAGCAGGGTTGAGTGCTGCCTATCAGTTGCGTTCAGAGGATTTTTTATTGTGCGAACTATCGGATTACCTAGGCGGTAGTTCTTCTGCCAATGCACACAAAGATCAATATTTTGCACAAGGAGCGCATTATGATCTGGCTTATCCTGCTTATTATGGCAAGGAAGTTTTAAAGATGCTTTATGATTTGAATGTCATTGATCGGCATCCTACCAAAGAAGAATGGGTTTTTGTCGATAAGCATTATTTAATTGCTTCAGAAAGGGAAAGTATTACTTACGATAAGGGCACTTTTCGGAAGGATGTTTTGCCAGAAGGAAAGATGAAACAGCAATTTGAAGCCCTATTAAGACCTTTTGTGGGCAAAATGCCTATGCCAACTACTTTGATTGATCCTGCTTTTCATGATCTGAATACCTTAACGTTTAGAGCATTTTTAGAACAAAAACTTACCTTGGATGCCAATTTTATAGCGGCAATAGATTATGGTATGATAGACGATTGGGGGGCTACTTCCTCCATGATTTCTGCTCTGGCTGGAATTCACTATTATACTTGTCGTCCCTATTTTGATGAAAACCCAGAACTGTTTTCGCCCCCACAGGGAAATGCTTATTTTGCTCAAAAAATCATTAGCCAATTGCCACAAGAACGTTTATTGGCGAATCGTTTGGTGCGAGCAATTGAAAAAAATGAACAGGGCTTTGAAGTAACGGTTATTGATGTAAAAAAGAAACAACAATTTAAGATTCAAACGACTAAAATTGTCTACGCTGCTCACAAACATGCGCTAAAATATATCTATCCCACAGGTTATGATTTGTTTAAAAATAACCAATATGCTCCTTGGGTAGTCATCAATATTGTATTAAACCAAAACACACTAGAAAAGGTTTATTGGCAAAATGAATGTTTGTCTGGCAATCCTAATTTCATGGGGTTTGTTGATTCGGCGGCTCAATTTCAATCGTTGACAACTCGGAGAACCTTAACGGCTTATTATTGTTTGGAGCCTAAATTGCGCAACGATTTATTGGAAATTGACCAAAAGGCACCAGCATTGGTTGAGCAAACCATTGAAGCCATAGAAGAAATTTTGAAGCAACCCATTCGAAAAAAGATTGAAAAAGTATACCTCAAAGTAATGGGGCATGCGATGCCAATACCCCAACCCAATTTTTTATTGCAAAATCCTAATGCAAGAACTCAGCAAACAGGTATTGCTTATGCAGGAGTAGATTCAGGGCGATTGCCTTTGTTTTTTGAAGCGGCGGACTCAGGGTTGCAAGCTGCTCGTTTGTTACAAAAGTTGGGATAA
- a CDS encoding WYL domain-containing protein has translation MPVNRNALIRYKTIDKCLQNRYRKWTLENLIDACSDALYEYEGIDKGVSKRTVQGDLQIMRSDKLGYNAPIIVVDKRYYTYEDPNYSITNIPLTDQDLGMLTDAVAFMKQFKGFSHFRELDGMVQKLEDHIYAQKTQTKPVIDFEKNDHLKGLEHLDILYKAIIKKQVITITYQSFKARKASSFEFHPYLLKEFRNRWFLIGTKEGANHIMNLALDRIESIAKSDLWYNDQHTFDAETYFKDAIGVSVSPNLPPEEILLYVSRQHAPYVLTKPLHHSQQLVKKDYHSVTISLHVQHNFELEKVILGYGEGIKVLAPKRLRRAIKNRINTSLDSYNTEITERGLQATRQKIKHKGYAVFNRLYTGRELKLIINTLYKNLGKISKEQASSIPHFLKQYPKLKNILFNQNLTRLVHYISPDAFLVKATLFNHAPQAARYQSWHQGGTAEVQSKTTTVASYRLPAAIAAQNFCIRIHLDDIPPNTEQQVLPGSHHQRLSTDEIELISNNSHPYAPDLYAGTVLIMSPLLLTSFKTTNALKKRRVIHLEFSAQALPNELEWFEKLEL, from the coding sequence ATGCCTGTTAATAGAAATGCCCTGATACGCTACAAAACCATTGACAAATGTTTGCAAAATCGCTATCGAAAATGGACTTTAGAAAATTTAATTGATGCTTGTTCAGATGCGTTGTATGAATATGAAGGCATTGACAAAGGAGTAAGCAAACGCACGGTACAGGGAGACCTTCAAATTATGCGCAGTGACAAATTAGGTTACAATGCTCCAATTATAGTGGTTGACAAACGGTATTATACCTATGAAGACCCCAACTATAGTATTACCAATATCCCCTTAACCGATCAAGACTTGGGAATGTTAACAGATGCCGTTGCCTTTATGAAACAATTTAAAGGCTTTTCGCACTTTCGTGAATTGGATGGAATGGTTCAAAAGTTAGAGGATCATATTTATGCCCAAAAAACGCAGACCAAACCCGTTATCGATTTTGAAAAAAACGATCATCTCAAAGGATTGGAACATCTTGATATTTTATACAAGGCTATTATAAAAAAGCAGGTCATCACCATCACTTATCAATCGTTTAAAGCTCGCAAAGCCAGTAGTTTTGAATTCCATCCTTACTTGCTCAAAGAGTTTCGAAATCGTTGGTTTTTGATTGGAACAAAGGAAGGAGCAAATCACATTATGAATCTTGCCCTAGATCGAATAGAATCCATTGCCAAAAGTGATTTATGGTATAACGACCAGCATACTTTTGATGCCGAAACCTATTTTAAAGATGCGATTGGTGTTTCTGTTAGCCCTAATTTGCCGCCAGAAGAAATCTTGCTTTATGTCAGTCGTCAACATGCCCCTTATGTCTTAACTAAGCCTTTGCATCATTCTCAACAATTGGTCAAGAAAGATTATCATAGTGTAACCATTTCGCTGCATGTTCAGCACAACTTTGAGTTAGAAAAAGTTATTTTAGGCTATGGAGAAGGAATCAAAGTACTGGCTCCTAAACGTCTAAGAAGAGCCATCAAAAATCGGATAAATACCAGCCTAGATTCATACAATACAGAAATTACAGAACGTGGTTTGCAGGCGACTCGTCAAAAAATAAAACATAAAGGCTATGCTGTCTTTAATCGATTGTATACAGGTAGAGAGTTAAAACTAATTATCAATACGCTTTACAAGAACTTAGGTAAAATATCTAAGGAACAAGCTTCTAGCATTCCTCATTTCTTGAAGCAGTACCCCAAACTAAAAAATATTCTTTTTAATCAAAATTTGACTCGTTTAGTCCACTATATATCCCCTGATGCTTTTTTGGTAAAAGCTACTTTATTTAATCATGCCCCACAAGCTGCTCGTTATCAATCTTGGCATCAAGGAGGGACTGCTGAGGTACAATCTAAAACAACAACAGTGGCATCTTACCGCCTTCCTGCCGCTATCGCCGCACAAAACTTTTGCATTCGTATCCATTTAGACGATATTCCCCCCAACACCGAACAGCAAGTGCTTCCTGGATCGCATCATCAACGTCTTAGCACAGATGAGATAGAACTTATTAGCAACAATAGTCATCCTTATGCTCCCGATTTGTACGCAGGGACTGTGCTCATAATGAGTCCTCTATTATTAACTTCTTTTAAGACTACTAATGCCCTAAAAAAACGCCGTGTTATCCATTTAGAATTCTCTGCACAAGCACTACCCAATGAATTAGAATGGTTTGAAAAATTAGAATTGTAA
- a CDS encoding RtcB family protein → MKKVISTERKPIKLWLTDLEDGALAQAKNLANLPFAFKHIPIMPDSHQGYGMPIGSILATKGVVVPNAVGVDIGCGMCAMRTSLEDVSKEALKKTLSIARQLIPLGFNCHDEAQDEKWMPEGYENLEIVAQAYEKGTRQVGTLGGGNHFIELQKGSDGYIWIMIHSGSRALGYTVAKHYNKLAIALNERYHSVVTKKMELAFLPLSTQEAKDYIKEMDYCIEYALANRKLMMTRMAEALEAVVGTFECDEIINKSHNFAAWENHFGEEVLVHRKGATRAYKDELGMIPGSQGTNSYIVKGLGNPDSFMSCSHGAGRKLGRKQAQRELNLAHEIELLNKKGVIHAIRHASDLDEATGAYKDIDIVMENQKDLAEVFVELSPLAVLKG, encoded by the coding sequence ATGAAAAAAGTAATTTCAACAGAACGTAAACCAATTAAATTGTGGTTAACCGATTTAGAAGATGGGGCATTGGCGCAAGCCAAGAATTTGGCCAACTTACCGTTTGCCTTTAAACACATTCCGATTATGCCCGATAGTCATCAAGGGTATGGAATGCCAATTGGGTCAATCTTGGCAACTAAAGGTGTGGTGGTGCCCAATGCTGTAGGAGTCGATATTGGTTGTGGTATGTGTGCAATGCGAACAAGTTTAGAAGATGTTTCTAAAGAAGCCTTAAAAAAGACGTTGAGCATTGCTCGTCAATTAATTCCTTTGGGATTTAACTGTCATGATGAAGCGCAAGATGAAAAATGGATGCCTGAAGGCTACGAAAATTTAGAAATTGTTGCTCAAGCTTATGAAAAAGGCACCCGACAAGTAGGAACATTAGGAGGGGGGAACCACTTTATTGAGCTTCAAAAAGGCTCGGATGGTTACATTTGGATCATGATTCATTCTGGTAGTCGAGCATTGGGGTATACGGTTGCTAAACATTATAATAAGTTAGCCATTGCGCTAAATGAACGTTATCACTCGGTAGTTACCAAAAAAATGGAATTGGCTTTTTTGCCATTATCTACTCAAGAGGCGAAAGATTACATAAAGGAAATGGACTATTGCATTGAATATGCTTTAGCCAATCGAAAATTGATGATGACTAGAATGGCAGAGGCTTTAGAAGCGGTGGTTGGAACATTTGAATGTGATGAAATTATTAATAAATCACATAATTTTGCCGCATGGGAAAATCATTTTGGAGAAGAGGTTTTGGTGCACAGAAAGGGGGCAACTCGTGCCTACAAAGATGAATTGGGAATGATTCCAGGCTCGCAGGGAACCAATTCTTATATTGTTAAAGGATTAGGAAATCCAGATTCTTTTATGTCTTGTTCGCATGGAGCAGGTCGAAAATTAGGAAGAAAGCAAGCTCAAAGAGAGCTGAATTTAGCGCATGAAATTGAATTGCTAAATAAGAAAGGTGTGATTCATGCCATTCGCCATGCTTCCGATTTGGATGAGGCTACTGGTGCTTATAAGGATATTGATATTGTGATGGAAAACCAGAAGGATTTGGCAGAGGTGTTTGTGGAGTTAAGTCCTTTAGCAGTATTAAAAGGATAA
- a CDS encoding sulfotransferase family protein: protein MAKIKENPKANYDIPGSQLYVTRVSNLWKLFGENKTSKSKIPLKLRIYFFSIISTPLQWLQRLILMFKFRNFDLSKTSPVFILGHWRSGTTHVHYTLAKDKQFAYLNNFQSFFFSISMLGMGWLNKLLGPLVPSTRPMDNMEMTLSKPQEEEQVLSNITTAAGVNSFYFPKNRSYFYKYNLFQGISNKEYAKWKKDYTYILKAIAKMKKGNGRLLLKNPNNTARIKQLLELFPKAKFVFIHRNPFQVYLSTKHLHRAVLRSQRLQDISNEEEEEMILENYRLIMQGYLDTRDLVPKGSLVEIAYGDIGKEGELDVFKHIYETLELGDWEQIKPTIQSYLASKKGYKKNKFIPIDPEMVKRIQKEWGFIFEEYGYDLEYKDDTASTIAPKN from the coding sequence ATGGCAAAAATTAAGGAGAATCCTAAAGCAAATTATGACATACCAGGTAGTCAACTTTATGTTACAAGAGTTAGCAACCTTTGGAAATTATTTGGTGAGAATAAAACCTCTAAGAGTAAGATTCCTTTGAAATTACGAATTTACTTTTTTTCTATTATATCAACACCTTTACAATGGTTACAGCGATTAATATTAATGTTTAAATTTCGGAATTTTGACTTGTCAAAAACTTCTCCTGTTTTTATCTTAGGGCATTGGCGAAGTGGAACGACTCATGTTCATTATACCTTGGCTAAGGATAAGCAGTTCGCTTACCTGAATAATTTTCAAAGTTTCTTTTTTAGTATTTCGATGTTGGGAATGGGTTGGTTGAACAAACTTTTGGGACCATTGGTGCCCAGTACTCGTCCAATGGATAATATGGAAATGACCCTTTCTAAACCGCAGGAAGAAGAGCAGGTGTTGAGCAACATAACAACGGCAGCAGGGGTAAACAGTTTTTATTTTCCTAAGAATCGCTCTTATTTTTATAAGTATAATTTATTTCAAGGCATTTCAAATAAGGAATATGCCAAATGGAAAAAGGATTATACATACATCTTAAAAGCAATTGCAAAGATGAAAAAAGGCAATGGGCGATTGTTGTTAAAAAATCCAAATAACACAGCTAGAATAAAACAGCTCTTGGAACTTTTTCCAAAGGCTAAATTTGTATTCATTCACCGAAACCCTTTTCAGGTGTATCTTTCTACCAAGCATTTGCATCGAGCGGTTTTAAGAAGTCAACGTTTGCAAGATATTTCGAATGAAGAGGAGGAAGAAATGATTTTGGAAAATTACCGATTGATTATGCAAGGCTATTTGGATACAAGAGATTTAGTACCCAAAGGATCGCTAGTTGAAATTGCTTATGGAGACATTGGAAAGGAAGGCGAGCTGGATGTTTTTAAACATATTTACGAAACGCTTGAGTTAGGAGATTGGGAACAAATAAAACCAACGATTCAAAGCTATTTAGCTTCTAAAAAGGGCTATAAGAAAAATAAATTTATTCCCATTGATCCCGAAATGGTCAAACGCATCCAAAAGGAATGGGGCTTTATTTTTGAAGAGTATGGCTATGATTTAGAGTACAAGGATGATACTGCTTCAACGATTGCTCCCAAAAACTAA
- a CDS encoding HAD family hydrolase, translated as MSSKKNLVVFDIDGTLTDSVAVHQHCFRVALQQFGVADVTMNFGTFKHHTDSFIAKEIIEHSTTTVFNTSEVAQFETFLMEELLKAESIPEIKGAKQIIEFLENETNYAICYATGSLRRPAAYKLECIGIEFQDWQLVASNQLYEREEIVAKAILNAQKQYGLSQFDTVISIGDGLWDLKTARNLGLEFIGMGTANKKRLEQNGSSINLDDFTQFNLPSIEKEFRFFDQSCDKH; from the coding sequence ATGAGCAGTAAAAAAAATTTAGTGGTCTTTGATATAGATGGAACATTGACCGATTCTGTAGCCGTCCATCAGCATTGTTTTAGAGTCGCTTTGCAACAGTTTGGAGTTGCTGATGTCACAATGAATTTTGGAACGTTTAAACACCACACCGATTCTTTTATTGCAAAAGAGATTATTGAGCATTCTACTACTACTGTATTTAATACCTCCGAAGTAGCGCAATTTGAGACCTTTTTAATGGAGGAACTATTAAAAGCGGAATCTATACCAGAAATTAAGGGGGCAAAACAAATAATTGAGTTTCTCGAAAATGAAACCAATTATGCCATTTGTTACGCTACAGGTTCTTTGAGGCGACCAGCCGCTTACAAACTAGAGTGTATAGGCATTGAGTTCCAAGATTGGCAATTGGTCGCTTCCAATCAACTTTACGAACGGGAAGAAATTGTTGCTAAGGCGATTCTAAATGCCCAAAAACAGTACGGTTTAAGCCAGTTTGATACTGTTATTTCTATAGGGGATGGTTTGTGGGATTTAAAAACAGCTAGAAATTTGGGACTTGAATTTATAGGAATGGGAACCGCCAATAAAAAACGTTTGGAACAAAATGGCAGCTCAATCAATTTGGATGATTTTACTCAATTTAACCTTCCATCGATCGAAAAAGAATTTCGATTCTTTGACCAGTCGTGTGACAAACACTAA
- a CDS encoding DUF6122 family protein — protein sequence MDISTLKIIQFLIHYGLHFLAPALIALIFFRATWKKAWLIMAATILVDLDHLLATPIFDPTRCSIGFHPLHTWPAILFYCILLYPSKTRIIAIGLLFHMLTDYQDCIWNAYILSLSAQ from the coding sequence ATGGATATATCAACGCTCAAAATCATACAATTCTTAATACACTATGGCTTACATTTTTTAGCTCCTGCGCTTATTGCTTTGATTTTTTTTAGGGCCACTTGGAAAAAAGCATGGCTGATTATGGCAGCAACGATATTGGTAGACCTAGACCATCTGTTGGCTACACCCATCTTTGATCCTACTCGGTGTAGTATTGGCTTTCATCCTCTTCATACATGGCCTGCCATCCTTTTCTATTGCATTTTGTTATACCCTTCCAAAACTAGAATAATTGCAATTGGCTTATTATTTCACATGCTTACCGATTATCAAGATTGCATCTGGAATGCTTATATTTTGTCGTTATCTGCCCAATAA
- a CDS encoding TerD family protein — MKTIALKRLNILGIAKGNGLSKAHQLTFLAELAKLGYRVSNPDMLNEVAASFLMDYKHLLKVLAQKRGGAVEYVPLFKNFPDEIPNDSDYLIKRIWGYVGNLFNLFPEAIELDNGVKVPKWLFNIYEFGADPITQMQSKELYELAVKENANKKGDCHVEWIDLRIVQDDELETELKTYLARLVYAKASIKEELHEDLFRLLDFFGADDLEANLVVFKETKSLLTKYFWNKGDWEQVVKFAQSATDVLRLFAALTNSDVSLNEKIKFPKLSRKARRTVLAILEKSTSLPEDLNRYKGLWLEIGRYLHPTEYSKQYPRTAAIFDLLRNGKIETYNAKTEQLLAMKELDALLVHLEAKPGVYARKLHEVLRRFPEKIDSILASFDKKSTQIALKNLWVLKAYFSSINEAEYRTIVNKKGKMKVLPNNAFAALSEAQVDRVVVCIERAIQKLLKEKEAWTDQAVWIDPQLMNYTIPLQQRKASDGLITVGKGSRIKIDFTKVLRLFIYWKQTAMTTDLDLSCIQFDEEFNYLGHVSYTKLLGTGILHSGDVQSAPHGAAEFIDITLSKLAPKVRYLAVQVHKYAGEHFKNMDCHAGWMLRDKASAKSKTFDIKTVANKFDLNGVGGYAIPLMVDIKEQEIIATDLYVSGIQFHNNVEGSVNDVAILCAQLANFVKTRPVLGDLAAAHLRARNALQTEFKENASITFGINDCTYNATDIEQILTELI, encoded by the coding sequence ATGAAAACGATTGCATTAAAACGATTGAACATTTTGGGAATTGCGAAAGGAAATGGCCTTAGCAAAGCGCATCAGCTAACTTTTTTAGCCGAATTGGCTAAATTAGGCTATCGGGTGAGTAATCCAGATATGCTTAATGAAGTAGCAGCATCTTTTTTGATGGATTATAAGCATTTGCTTAAGGTATTGGCTCAAAAACGAGGAGGAGCCGTAGAATATGTCCCATTGTTTAAGAATTTTCCAGATGAGATTCCAAATGATTCGGATTATTTAATCAAACGAATTTGGGGATATGTAGGAAATCTATTTAACTTATTTCCTGAGGCTATAGAACTAGACAATGGCGTAAAAGTACCTAAATGGTTGTTTAATATCTATGAATTTGGTGCAGATCCAATTACTCAAATGCAATCCAAAGAATTGTATGAATTGGCAGTAAAGGAAAATGCCAATAAGAAAGGAGATTGTCATGTAGAGTGGATTGATTTGCGTATTGTTCAAGACGATGAATTAGAAACGGAACTAAAGACGTACTTGGCTCGTTTAGTCTATGCTAAAGCTTCTATTAAAGAAGAATTGCACGAAGATTTGTTTCGTTTGCTAGACTTTTTTGGAGCAGATGATTTGGAGGCTAACTTGGTCGTGTTTAAAGAAACGAAGTCTTTGTTGACGAAGTATTTTTGGAACAAAGGTGATTGGGAACAGGTGGTTAAGTTTGCGCAATCTGCTACAGATGTTTTGCGATTATTTGCTGCTTTGACAAATTCAGATGTAAGTTTGAATGAAAAAATCAAATTTCCTAAATTGTCTAGAAAAGCAAGACGAACGGTTTTGGCTATTTTAGAAAAATCGACTTCCTTGCCAGAAGATTTAAATCGATACAAGGGCTTGTGGCTAGAAATAGGACGCTATTTGCATCCAACTGAATACAGCAAGCAATATCCTCGTACGGCTGCCATTTTTGACCTGTTGCGCAATGGGAAAATTGAAACCTACAATGCTAAAACAGAGCAATTGTTGGCGATGAAGGAGCTAGACGCCTTATTGGTGCATTTAGAAGCTAAACCTGGTGTTTATGCTCGAAAGTTGCACGAAGTATTGAGGCGATTTCCTGAAAAGATAGATTCAATTTTAGCTTCATTTGATAAAAAGAGTACTCAAATTGCCCTAAAAAATTTATGGGTATTAAAGGCTTATTTTTCTTCTATTAATGAGGCTGAATATCGTACCATTGTTAATAAAAAAGGAAAAATGAAGGTGTTGCCGAACAATGCTTTTGCGGCACTTTCGGAGGCACAGGTCGATAGAGTGGTGGTGTGTATTGAAAGAGCCATCCAAAAATTATTGAAAGAAAAAGAAGCTTGGACGGATCAAGCCGTTTGGATTGACCCTCAATTGATGAATTATACCATTCCTTTGCAACAAAGAAAAGCATCAGATGGTCTGATTACGGTTGGTAAGGGGAGCCGAATCAAGATAGATTTTACCAAGGTTTTGCGCTTGTTTATTTATTGGAAACAAACTGCTATGACGACCGATTTAGATTTGTCTTGTATTCAATTTGATGAGGAGTTTAATTATTTAGGGCATGTTTCTTATACCAAATTACTAGGTACAGGGATTTTACATTCAGGCGATGTGCAATCTGCTCCACATGGTGCCGCAGAATTTATTGACATTACGCTGTCCAAATTAGCTCCAAAGGTGCGTTATTTGGCTGTTCAAGTACATAAATATGCAGGAGAGCATTTTAAAAATATGGATTGCCATGCAGGTTGGATGCTTAGAGATAAAGCAAGTGCTAAAAGCAAGACCTTTGATATTAAAACAGTAGCCAATAAATTTGACCTAAATGGGGTCGGTGGTTATGCCATTCCATTGATGGTTGACATCAAGGAGCAAGAGATTATTGCAACAGACTTATACGTTTCTGGAATACAATTTCATAATAATGTAGAAGGTTCTGTAAATGATGTTGCTATCCTATGTGCTCAATTGGCCAACTTTGTAAAAACACGCCCTGTTTTAGGAGATTTAGCCGCAGCACATCTTAGGGCTAGAAATGCTTTACAAACAGAATTCAAAGAGAATGCAAGCATTACTTTTGGTATTAACGACTGTACTTACAATGCAACCGATATTGAACAAATTTTAACTGAATTGATTTAA
- a CDS encoding helix-hairpin-helix domain-containing protein produces MNGLKDFFYYTRTERNGILVLLGLLLILLILPYTFGIYRDDSTINFENWEADLNAFEEGLARRPIAHQHKKKFPKKDPLNALRGGSPKKITPLSPVSFDPNTATAMDLEVMGLPERTIKGILNYRAKGGHFRNKEALQKIYTLSEEHYQQLYPFINLKREKEQASEKEVHKSSKAIELLPAFDFDPNTATAEVFEKLGLSTKTIRSILNYRTKGGQFRKREDFKKIYTLPDTLYQHLSAYIKIVAQPQLAVKRPYQAKKYYTIDINTAGQDDFQQFRGIGPSYAKRILKMKESLGGFLTIQQVGEVYKLPDSTFQAMQPYLTCAPISVQKININTATLEELKAHPYLRWFHAKAIIKYREEEGLWKSVDLIQILTEFDDGKGTFKKIKPYLTVD; encoded by the coding sequence ATGAACGGTCTTAAAGATTTTTTTTATTATACCCGAACAGAACGAAATGGTATTTTAGTATTATTGGGGTTGTTGTTGATTTTATTAATCTTGCCTTATACTTTTGGAATTTATAGGGATGATTCAACGATTAATTTTGAAAATTGGGAGGCTGATCTTAACGCTTTTGAAGAGGGCTTGGCAAGGCGCCCAATTGCGCATCAACACAAAAAGAAATTCCCTAAAAAAGACCCTCTGAATGCGCTTAGAGGGGGCAGCCCCAAAAAAATCACTCCACTTAGCCCTGTCTCCTTTGATCCCAATACCGCTACAGCAATGGACTTGGAAGTAATGGGGCTTCCTGAACGAACGATCAAGGGAATTTTAAATTATAGAGCGAAGGGAGGACACTTTAGAAATAAGGAAGCCTTACAAAAAATTTATACCTTATCGGAGGAGCATTATCAGCAATTATATCCTTTTATCAACTTGAAGCGTGAAAAAGAGCAAGCTTCCGAAAAAGAGGTTCATAAAAGCTCCAAAGCTATCGAATTGTTGCCCGCCTTTGATTTTGATCCCAATACCGCTACTGCGGAAGTTTTTGAAAAGCTAGGGTTGTCTACAAAAACAATTCGGAGTATTCTCAATTATCGGACAAAGGGGGGGCAGTTCAGAAAAAGAGAAGATTTTAAGAAAATTTATACCCTTCCAGATACATTGTATCAGCATTTATCTGCTTATATTAAAATTGTAGCGCAACCTCAATTGGCGGTCAAAAGACCTTACCAAGCTAAAAAATATTATACAATAGATATTAATACTGCTGGTCAAGATGATTTTCAGCAATTTAGAGGAATTGGGCCTTCTTATGCCAAGCGAATTCTAAAAATGAAAGAGAGTTTGGGAGGATTTCTTACGATTCAACAAGTTGGCGAAGTTTACAAATTACCAGATTCAACATTTCAAGCAATGCAGCCTTATTTAACTTGCGCACCGATCTCGGTTCAAAAAATCAACATTAATACAGCTACTTTAGAAGAATTAAAAGCGCATCCTTATTTGCGTTGGTTTCATGCTAAAGCGATTATCAAATATAGGGAAGAAGAGGGCTTGTGGAAAAGTGTGGATCTAATACAAATTTTAACGGAATTTGATGACGGAAAAGGAACGTTCAAAAAGATAAAACCTTATTTAACGGTTGATTAA